A genomic window from Gymnodinialimonas ceratoperidinii includes:
- a CDS encoding xanthine dehydrogenase family protein molybdopterin-binding subunit → MTEQFKMDAPATERRLDDMAQGLVGAPLDRPEGPLKVTGTATYANEWQVDGMAHGVMVRAPGNSGRVVLSNRDAVVKMPGVLSVIQDDRLLRNPAQGTANEAPIQGPQHVAYLGQLIAVVVAESFEQARHAAQALDVTLENGEPVPVDPETAAVEPQEGQALDQGDLEAAMSAAENSVDVVYTTPSHSSSPMEPHASIATWEGDDLILRGSYQMLKYNRNELADSLGIHPDRVRVISPYVGGGFGSKLGLAPEAVAAAIAAKEVGRPVSVALLRPQVYEATMRRSETRQRLRLAADADGRLSGFGHDARVSNLPGETFAEPVLQASHFLYASANRKMSLDLARLHRLCAGSVRAPGEAVGVTIVENAMDELAHAAGIDPVELRLRNIPEKDPESGKEYSSRRFRKALQGGAEAFGWNDRPGVKERRDGDWMIGYGMASAARVNILKESQARVTLRPDGTARVETDMTDIGTGTYAILGQIAGEMLGLPRDKVDVVLGDTDLPPASGSGGSWGASSSGTSVYLACEAIRRQLADRLEVDERDLLLKDAQATYANKTTALTDVLRGDEIAKVGHVLPGDTSDAVRQATFGAYFAEVGVHAATGETRVRRMHGSFAAGRILNAKTARSQCLGGMTFGIGMALTEELAFDPRDGHVANHNLAEYHIPVNADVPQLTVELLEERDDWASPLQAKGIGELGICGAAAAITNAIFNATGVRVRDYPATLDKVIAGL, encoded by the coding sequence ATGACCGAGCAGTTCAAGATGGACGCGCCGGCGACCGAACGGCGGCTGGATGACATGGCGCAGGGGCTGGTCGGCGCACCGCTCGACCGGCCTGAGGGACCGCTGAAGGTCACCGGAACCGCCACCTATGCCAACGAATGGCAGGTCGACGGCATGGCGCATGGTGTCATGGTGCGCGCGCCGGGTAACAGCGGCCGTGTCGTGCTCTCGAACCGGGATGCCGTAGTGAAGATGCCCGGCGTTTTGTCGGTGATCCAGGATGACCGTCTGCTGCGCAATCCCGCCCAAGGCACTGCCAACGAGGCGCCGATCCAGGGGCCGCAGCACGTCGCGTACCTCGGCCAATTGATCGCCGTCGTCGTGGCCGAAAGCTTCGAGCAGGCTCGACACGCGGCGCAGGCCTTGGACGTGACGCTTGAGAACGGCGAGCCGGTGCCTGTCGACCCCGAGACCGCTGCCGTCGAGCCTCAGGAAGGTCAAGCGCTGGATCAGGGCGACCTCGAGGCCGCCATGAGCGCCGCCGAGAACAGCGTCGATGTGGTCTATACCACCCCGTCCCATTCCAGCTCGCCGATGGAGCCGCACGCCTCCATCGCGACGTGGGAGGGGGACGACCTGATCCTGCGCGGCAGCTACCAGATGCTGAAATACAACCGCAACGAATTGGCGGATTCGCTCGGCATCCATCCCGACAGGGTCCGGGTCATCTCGCCCTACGTGGGTGGCGGCTTCGGCTCCAAACTGGGGTTGGCGCCGGAAGCGGTGGCCGCGGCCATCGCGGCGAAGGAAGTGGGGCGGCCGGTCTCTGTCGCGCTGCTACGCCCGCAGGTCTACGAGGCCACGATGCGCCGGTCCGAGACCCGCCAGCGGCTGCGCCTTGCTGCCGATGCCGACGGGCGCCTGAGCGGTTTCGGCCATGACGCCCGTGTCTCCAACCTCCCCGGAGAGACATTTGCCGAGCCGGTCCTGCAGGCGTCGCACTTCCTCTATGCCTCGGCCAATCGCAAGATGTCGCTCGATCTGGCGCGCCTGCATCGGCTTTGCGCCGGTTCTGTCCGCGCGCCGGGCGAGGCTGTCGGCGTGACCATCGTGGAAAACGCGATGGACGAGCTGGCCCATGCGGCAGGCATCGACCCGGTCGAACTCCGCCTGCGCAACATCCCCGAGAAAGACCCCGAGAGCGGGAAGGAATACTCCTCCCGCCGGTTTCGCAAAGCGCTGCAAGGCGGTGCCGAAGCGTTCGGCTGGAACGACCGGCCCGGCGTGAAGGAACGGCGCGACGGCGACTGGATGATCGGCTACGGCATGGCCTCCGCCGCGCGGGTCAACATCCTGAAGGAAAGCCAGGCCCGCGTGACGCTGCGGCCCGACGGCACCGCGCGGGTCGAGACCGATATGACCGACATCGGGACCGGCACCTACGCGATCCTCGGCCAGATCGCGGGCGAGATGCTCGGCCTGCCGCGCGACAAGGTTGACGTGGTCCTCGGCGACACGGATCTGCCCCCGGCGTCCGGCTCGGGCGGCTCATGGGGAGCATCCTCCAGCGGCACCTCCGTCTACCTCGCCTGCGAAGCGATCCGGCGCCAGCTTGCCGACCGGTTGGAGGTCGACGAGCGTGATCTGCTTCTGAAAGACGCCCAGGCCACTTATGCCAACAAGACGACGGCCTTGACCGATGTGCTGCGCGGCGACGAAATCGCCAAGGTCGGCCATGTGCTGCCGGGTGACACCTCGGATGCGGTGCGTCAGGCCACCTTTGGCGCCTACTTTGCAGAAGTCGGCGTCCACGCAGCCACGGGCGAGACCCGTGTCCGGCGCATGCATGGCAGCTTCGCCGCCGGGCGCATCCTGAACGCAAAGACCGCGCGGTCGCAGTGTCTTGGCGGGATGACCTTCGGCATCGGGATGGCGTTGACGGAAGAGCTGGCCTTCGATCCGCGCGATGGACATGTGGCCAACCACAACCTCGCCGAGTACCACATCCCGGTGAATGCCGACGTGCCACAGCTGACGGTCGAGCTTCTGGAAGAACGCGACGACTGGGCGAGCCCGCTACAGGCCAAGGGCATCGGTGAACTCGGCATCTGCGGCGCGGCTGCGGCCATCACCAACGCCATCTTCAACGCTACGGGCGTGCGGGTGCGCGACTATCCGGCGACGTTGGACAAGGTCATTGCCGGGCTGTGA
- a CDS encoding FAD binding domain-containing protein has product MKPFDYIRAEDTEDATRRAAEVGTFIAGGTNLLDLMKLEVMTPDALVDINRLELNQFEETEDGGLRIGALVTNSDLANDTRVRRDWPVLSRALLAGASGQLRNKATTGGNLLQRTRCLYFYDRAMACNKREPGSGCAARDGFNRILAILGTSEHCIATHPSDMAVAMRALGARVETLNEAGDTRELSLDDLYLLPGDRPDRETVLEPGELITSVVLPAPVDGRQTYRKVRDRASYAFALVSVASVVAVENGRITRADLAFGGLAPKPWRDAQVEALLVGEAPSEALFHKAADQLLAGAQGFGDNDFKIPLARRTLVSVLSELTEARP; this is encoded by the coding sequence ATGAAGCCGTTCGATTATATCCGCGCCGAAGATACCGAGGATGCAACGCGCCGTGCGGCCGAGGTCGGCACTTTCATCGCGGGCGGGACCAACCTGCTCGACCTGATGAAGCTGGAAGTCATGACGCCCGATGCTCTGGTCGACATCAACCGGCTGGAGCTCAACCAGTTCGAAGAAACCGAGGATGGCGGGCTCCGGATCGGTGCCTTGGTGACGAACAGTGACCTCGCGAACGACACCCGCGTGCGCCGCGATTGGCCGGTGCTGAGCCGCGCTCTGCTTGCGGGCGCAAGCGGTCAGCTGCGCAACAAGGCGACCACCGGGGGCAACCTGCTTCAGCGCACGCGGTGCCTGTATTTCTATGACCGCGCGATGGCCTGCAACAAGCGCGAGCCGGGCAGCGGTTGCGCCGCGCGGGACGGGTTCAACCGCATCCTCGCGATCCTGGGCACGTCCGAGCATTGCATCGCCACGCACCCCAGTGACATGGCCGTCGCAATGCGCGCCCTGGGTGCTCGGGTGGAGACGTTGAATGAGGCCGGTGACACCCGCGAATTGTCGCTCGATGACCTCTACCTCCTCCCCGGCGATCGACCGGACCGGGAAACGGTGCTGGAGCCCGGCGAGCTTATCACTTCTGTCGTATTGCCCGCGCCCGTCGACGGCCGTCAGACCTACCGCAAGGTCCGCGACCGGGCGTCTTACGCCTTCGCCTTGGTGTCCGTCGCCAGTGTCGTGGCCGTGGAGAATGGCCGGATCACACGCGCTGACCTCGCCTTCGGTGGCTTGGCGCCGAAACCCTGGCGCGACGCGCAGGTCGAGGCTCTGCTGGTGGGCGAGGCGCCGTCAGAGGCGCTCTTCCACAAGGCCGCCGATCAGCTTCTCGCCGGGGCGCAGGGCTTTGGCGACAATGATTTCAAGATCCCCCTCGCGCGCCGAACGCTTGTGTCGGTGCTCAGCGAATTGACGGAGGCACGGCCATGA
- a CDS encoding 2Fe-2S iron-sulfur cluster-binding protein, with protein MQTDLTINGAHQRLELDPRTTLLDALRHHLGLTGSKKGCDHGQCGACTVLVNGRRINACLTLACMHDGDEVTTIEGIGQPGNLSALQEAFVSEDGYQCGYCTPGQICSATAMLEEVKNDWPSHVTDDLQNGAELTTEEISERMSGNLCRCSAYPNIVEAIRKAAGKSA; from the coding sequence GTGCAAACAGACCTTACCATCAACGGCGCCCACCAGCGGCTGGAGCTTGATCCACGCACAACGCTGCTGGATGCCCTCCGCCATCATCTCGGACTGACTGGCAGCAAGAAGGGCTGCGATCACGGACAATGCGGGGCGTGCACGGTTCTGGTCAACGGCCGCCGCATCAACGCCTGCCTGACGCTTGCCTGCATGCACGATGGCGATGAAGTGACGACGATCGAAGGGATCGGCCAGCCCGGCAACCTTAGCGCGCTTCAGGAAGCCTTCGTCAGCGAAGACGGTTACCAATGCGGCTATTGCACCCCGGGGCAAATCTGCTCGGCCACGGCGATGCTGGAGGAGGTCAAGAACGACTGGCCGAGCCATGTGACCGACGATCTGCAGAACGGCGCCGAGCTCACGACCGAGGAGATTTCCGAGCGCATGAGCGGCAACCTCTGCCGCTGCTCCGCCTATCCCAACATCGTCGAGGCGATCCGGAAAGCGGCAGGGAAAAGCGCATGA
- a CDS encoding GcvT family protein — MKSRTKAVVIGGGIAGCSTLYHLTQEGWTDVVLVERDELTSGTTWHSAAQVTNFGMTQTMVGLKSHSIALYKKLRDDPEYPVGYHHGDGGIRLANTEAQMQGYRHFASMARGMGVDYEILDAEECARRHPLISNENLLGGLWDGEDGDIDPAQLCQALAFHARKAGAEVYRNTPVIGLTQHKDDTWTVHTEHGDIDCDVVVNAGGYRVNEVGAMMGVQHPVASMEHQYFITEDIPAIAEAGHRMPLLRCPISDYYSRQEKGGLLVGFYEQDCKTWGMDGISPSFSNDLCPDDLDRVMDVLEGAFERMPVLADVGIKRVVNGPITYTIDGAPLVGPIPGKRNAYCIIGLRAGLGEGGGHGWLLAQQIVHGEACYDTWVIDPRRFTGHATVELTARKAVEDYQNEFRFHFPHEHRPAGRNAKTTPLTPIMAAEGAEFTVVNGWERVDYIKPSPEFHPTLGFDFDEAFDVVAAEVSNVATNVGLAEVNGFNRIEIAGADRHRFLDRMICGTVPKRDGRVGLGYLLNEHGCIKGEATVANLPASDRGPDRVWYGSAAASEYHDMDWLAAHLRPDEDVQLRSLTNEHTILVLAGPKAREVLSASARGDWSAAAFPWLSTRECTIGYAPAVVMGVSFSGELAYEIHVPNASLYAAYLALREAGEAFGLKLFGARAVESMRMEKGFLHWKADLITEFDPFETGLARFVKLEKDGFIGREALLQRHAKGPQKQLVSLSIDTRRAPAHPGASLMQNDTVVGTITSGDFGHRVGMNLAYAFVDPDLASPGSEMALDLCGRRVAARVIEPSPYDPKFDRMRS, encoded by the coding sequence ATGAAATCCAGAACCAAGGCTGTTGTCATCGGCGGCGGCATCGCGGGCTGCTCGACGCTGTATCACCTGACGCAGGAGGGCTGGACCGATGTGGTTCTGGTGGAGCGGGATGAGCTGACCTCGGGCACCACGTGGCACTCCGCGGCGCAGGTCACGAATTTCGGCATGACCCAAACGATGGTGGGTCTCAAATCCCACTCCATCGCGCTCTACAAGAAGCTGCGCGACGATCCCGAATACCCGGTCGGCTATCACCACGGCGATGGCGGTATCCGGCTGGCCAATACCGAAGCGCAGATGCAGGGCTATCGCCACTTTGCCTCCATGGCGCGGGGTATGGGGGTGGACTACGAGATCCTCGACGCCGAGGAATGCGCCCGCCGTCACCCCCTGATCTCTAACGAGAACCTTCTGGGCGGCCTTTGGGACGGGGAAGACGGCGATATCGACCCGGCGCAACTGTGTCAGGCGTTGGCGTTTCACGCCCGCAAGGCGGGGGCCGAGGTCTACCGCAACACGCCGGTGATCGGCCTGACGCAGCACAAGGACGACACATGGACCGTCCACACCGAGCACGGCGACATCGACTGTGACGTCGTGGTGAACGCCGGTGGCTACCGGGTGAACGAAGTCGGCGCGATGATGGGCGTCCAGCATCCGGTCGCCTCGATGGAGCATCAGTATTTCATCACCGAAGATATCCCCGCCATTGCCGAGGCCGGGCACAGGATGCCGCTGCTGCGGTGCCCGATCTCGGACTATTACTCTCGTCAGGAAAAGGGCGGGTTGCTGGTCGGGTTCTATGAGCAGGACTGCAAGACCTGGGGGATGGATGGCATCAGCCCGAGCTTCTCGAATGATCTCTGCCCCGACGACCTCGACCGGGTGATGGATGTCCTCGAAGGCGCGTTCGAGCGGATGCCGGTTCTGGCCGACGTGGGGATCAAGCGGGTGGTGAACGGCCCGATCACCTACACCATCGACGGCGCGCCTTTGGTCGGTCCGATCCCCGGCAAGCGCAACGCCTATTGCATCATCGGTCTCCGCGCGGGTCTGGGCGAAGGCGGCGGCCACGGCTGGCTATTGGCGCAACAGATCGTCCACGGAGAGGCGTGCTACGACACCTGGGTCATCGATCCGCGTCGGTTCACCGGCCATGCGACGGTCGAGCTGACCGCCCGCAAAGCGGTCGAGGATTACCAGAACGAATTCCGCTTCCACTTCCCGCACGAGCATCGCCCCGCCGGGCGCAATGCCAAGACGACCCCGCTCACGCCGATCATGGCCGCGGAAGGCGCCGAATTCACCGTCGTGAACGGGTGGGAGCGGGTCGACTACATCAAGCCGTCGCCGGAGTTTCATCCCACCCTCGGCTTCGACTTTGACGAGGCGTTCGACGTGGTGGCGGCTGAAGTCTCCAACGTGGCGACCAACGTCGGCTTGGCCGAGGTCAATGGCTTCAACCGGATCGAGATTGCCGGGGCGGACCGGCACAGGTTCCTCGACCGGATGATCTGCGGAACCGTCCCGAAACGCGACGGACGTGTCGGGTTGGGCTATCTGTTGAACGAGCATGGATGCATCAAGGGCGAGGCGACCGTGGCCAATCTGCCCGCCTCTGATCGCGGCCCCGACAGGGTCTGGTACGGATCGGCGGCCGCGTCGGAGTATCACGACATGGATTGGCTCGCCGCCCATCTTCGCCCGGACGAGGACGTGCAGCTGCGCAGTCTGACCAACGAGCATACGATCCTTGTTCTGGCAGGGCCGAAGGCGCGGGAAGTGCTCTCGGCATCTGCCCGCGGGGATTGGTCGGCCGCAGCCTTCCCGTGGCTTTCAACCCGCGAATGCACCATCGGCTACGCGCCCGCCGTGGTGATGGGCGTCAGTTTCTCCGGCGAGTTGGCCTATGAAATCCACGTCCCGAACGCATCGCTCTATGCCGCCTATCTCGCGCTCCGCGAGGCCGGCGAGGCCTTTGGCCTGAAACTCTTCGGTGCGCGTGCGGTGGAATCGATGCGCATGGAGAAAGGCTTCCTGCACTGGAAAGCCGACCTCATCACCGAGTTCGACCCGTTCGAGACGGGGTTGGCGCGCTTCGTGAAGCTCGAGAAGGACGGGTTCATCGGCAGGGAGGCGCTGTTGCAGCGTCACGCGAAGGGGCCGCAAAAACAGCTGGTCTCGTTGAGCATCGATACCCGCCGTGCCCCCGCGCATCCGGGCGCGTCGCTGATGCAGAACGATACCGTCGTCGGCACCATCACGTCGGGCGATTTCGGCCACCGCGTCGGCATGAACCTCGCCTATGCTTTCGTAGACCCGGACCTTGCGAGCCCGGGATCGGAGATGGCGCTTGATCTGTGCGGTAGGCGCGTCGCCGCGCGGGTCATCGAGCCGTCGCCTTACGACCCCAAGTTTGACCGGATGCGAAGCTGA
- a CDS encoding LysR family transcriptional regulator, translated as MSLSLRAMRYVQAALRHGSITRAADEMHVTPSAIAAALDQTEAAFGMALVTRARAKGISPTTAGRDIGRRIDDLLERYDRLLTDVSDLQSNVTGNLAIGYNAPLAPAFLPFLAAQMLASHPGVTFTLTEGDNDTVQKGLQDGQFDMILFVEELPDPQIETQPLLHAPTYCLCPADHPLAKQEAVTVSQIVGEPLILLDRPAARRYYLDVLQQGGDDVRVVATANSTEMVRSLVASNVGVSLLNMKPGNAPSYAGDNIRCLPISDTTSGVTLSLGFAPGPKRRLIRTFTESCIAACSGPLGDDLTIADA; from the coding sequence ATGTCCCTGTCCCTTCGCGCCATGCGATACGTTCAAGCCGCGTTGCGCCATGGCTCCATCACGCGGGCGGCGGACGAGATGCATGTCACGCCCTCGGCCATCGCCGCGGCGCTGGATCAGACGGAAGCAGCTTTCGGCATGGCGCTCGTGACCCGCGCGCGGGCGAAGGGAATTTCTCCGACAACAGCGGGCCGCGATATCGGGCGCCGCATCGATGATCTGCTGGAACGCTATGACCGGTTGCTGACGGATGTCTCGGACCTGCAATCCAACGTCACCGGCAATCTGGCGATCGGCTACAACGCGCCACTCGCCCCGGCCTTCCTGCCCTTTCTTGCCGCGCAGATGCTGGCCTCGCATCCGGGCGTGACCTTCACGTTGACCGAGGGCGACAACGACACCGTTCAGAAGGGTTTGCAGGACGGGCAGTTCGACATGATCCTGTTCGTCGAAGAGCTGCCCGATCCACAGATTGAAACGCAACCGCTGCTTCATGCGCCGACCTATTGTCTCTGCCCGGCGGATCACCCTTTGGCCAAGCAAGAGGCCGTTACGGTCTCTCAGATCGTGGGCGAGCCGCTGATCCTGTTGGATCGCCCTGCCGCGCGGCGGTACTATCTCGACGTGCTGCAGCAAGGCGGCGACGATGTCCGCGTCGTAGCCACCGCCAATTCAACCGAGATGGTGCGGTCCCTCGTCGCCTCGAACGTCGGGGTCTCTTTGCTGAACATGAAGCCGGGAAACGCGCCGTCCTACGCCGGAGACAACATCCGCTGCCTGCCGATCTCTGACACCACGAGCGGCGTCACCTTGTCCCTCGGCTTCGCGCCGGGCCCAAAACGCAGATTGATCCGGACATTTACGGAGAGCTGCATTGCCGCCTGTAGTGGGCCGTTGGGTGACGATTTGACGATTGCCGACGCGTGA
- a CDS encoding sensor histidine kinase, translating into MANSLSGRFLILTIIFVMLAEVFIFVPSIARFREDYLLARLERAQIASLALLAADGMIDDDLEYELLENAEVLNVVLRRDAVRQLVLSTDGMEPISATFDLRDPPAWQLIRDASMRLLEAEEQNIRVIGQPVREAGLLIEITMETEPLRTAMIDYGLRVFLLSAVISIFTAVLLFGAVRVLMVNPIKRVVHAMISYAQAPEDANRIITPRGTVRELRDAEEALHAMQTQLTSLLRQRERLAQLGEAVAKISHDLRNILSVATLVADRLETVQDPTVKRIAPKLVNSLNRAINLTEATLAFGRAEEPAPKLDRVPLEALVDDVLDNDNLAQEDGEVSYDAVIEPGMVVRADPEQLHRVLSNLVRNARQAITATGMPGEVIVRAGTQEGGWFIEVCDTGPGLPDGAREALFKPFASTSKVGGTGLGLTICSEILRGHGGSLTLKSTGSDGTTFAMFLPSGIAA; encoded by the coding sequence GTGGCCAACAGTCTTTCAGGGCGATTCTTGATCCTCACCATCATCTTCGTGATGCTGGCCGAGGTATTCATCTTCGTCCCCTCCATCGCGCGCTTCCGTGAAGATTACCTGCTCGCCCGGTTGGAGCGGGCTCAGATCGCCTCGCTCGCGCTTTTGGCGGCGGACGGCATGATCGACGATGACCTTGAGTACGAACTGCTTGAAAACGCAGAAGTCCTCAACGTCGTGCTGCGCCGCGACGCGGTGCGCCAGCTTGTACTGTCCACCGACGGGATGGAGCCCATTTCGGCCACCTTCGATCTGCGCGACCCTCCGGCGTGGCAATTGATTCGCGATGCTTCGATGCGGCTGCTCGAGGCCGAGGAGCAGAACATCCGAGTCATCGGTCAGCCGGTCCGCGAGGCCGGTCTGCTGATCGAGATCACGATGGAAACCGAGCCGCTGCGCACGGCGATGATCGATTACGGCCTGCGTGTTTTTCTTCTGTCGGCGGTGATCTCGATCTTCACGGCAGTGCTGCTCTTTGGCGCGGTACGGGTGCTGATGGTTAACCCGATCAAGCGCGTGGTCCACGCGATGATCAGCTACGCGCAAGCGCCCGAAGACGCCAACCGCATCATCACGCCGCGCGGCACGGTCCGTGAATTGCGCGACGCGGAAGAGGCGTTGCACGCGATGCAGACGCAGCTGACCTCGCTTCTGCGGCAGCGCGAGCGGCTGGCGCAATTGGGCGAGGCCGTGGCCAAGATCAGCCACGATCTGCGCAACATCCTCTCGGTGGCGACGCTCGTCGCGGATCGGCTCGAGACGGTGCAGGACCCAACGGTGAAGAGGATCGCGCCGAAGCTGGTGAACTCCCTCAACCGTGCGATCAACCTGACCGAGGCCACCTTGGCCTTTGGCCGCGCAGAAGAGCCCGCGCCGAAGCTGGACAGGGTGCCGCTGGAAGCCCTCGTCGACGATGTTCTCGATAACGACAACCTCGCGCAAGAAGATGGCGAAGTCAGCTACGACGCGGTGATCGAGCCCGGAATGGTCGTGCGCGCAGACCCCGAGCAATTGCACCGGGTGCTGTCCAACCTCGTGCGCAATGCCCGTCAGGCCATCACGGCGACAGGTATGCCCGGAGAGGTCATCGTCCGCGCGGGAACGCAGGAGGGCGGCTGGTTCATCGAGGTCTGCGACACCGGCCCCGGCCTCCCCGACGGTGCGCGCGAGGCGCTGTTCAAACCCTTCGCCTCGACCTCCAAGGTGGGCGGCACGGGCCTCGGCCTGACGATCTGCTCGGAAATCCTGCGCGGACATGGCGGCAGCCTGACCCTGAAAAGCACCGGATCGGACGGCACAACCTTCGCAATGTTCCTCCCAAGCGGAATTGCTGCCTGA
- a CDS encoding dihydrolipoyl dehydrogenase family protein: METIETDICVIGAGSGGLSVAAGAVQMGAKVVLLEGHLMGGDCLNFGCVPSKALLAAGHKAHETSEAAFGVAGHDPAPDYAAAKDHVHSVIEEIAPVDSQERFEGLGVTVIREFGRFISESEVQAGDTTIKARRFVIATGSRPFVPPITGLDGVPYHTNETIFDLREKPEHLIIIGGGPIGMEMAQAHRRLGCQVTVLEGDKAMGKDDPDAAAIVIETLRAEGITIVEGATASEIRGEEGAITVETEDGATFAGSHLLVAVGRAVNVDKLDLEKAGVEYDRKGVKVGADLRSTNKRVYAVGDVGGGMQFTHLAGYHAGVIIRPMLFALPSKARTDHIPWATYTSPELAQVGLTEAQAKEKHGDSVFIAKAEFQDNDRGIATGQKTGFVKVMVVKGKPVGATIVGPHAGELIGIWSLAIANKLKMSAVANMVAPYPTLGEVNKRAASAYFTPKLFDSALVKTLVGFVQRFGRP; this comes from the coding sequence ATGGAAACGATCGAAACTGACATCTGCGTCATCGGCGCGGGCTCCGGCGGATTGTCCGTGGCGGCGGGGGCCGTTCAGATGGGTGCGAAGGTGGTGCTGCTGGAAGGCCACCTGATGGGCGGCGACTGCCTGAACTTCGGCTGCGTGCCGTCGAAAGCGCTGCTGGCGGCGGGGCACAAGGCGCATGAAACCTCCGAGGCGGCGTTCGGCGTGGCGGGTCACGACCCCGCGCCCGACTACGCGGCCGCCAAGGACCATGTCCACTCGGTCATCGAAGAGATCGCGCCGGTTGATTCCCAGGAACGGTTCGAAGGTCTCGGCGTCACGGTCATCCGCGAATTCGGGCGCTTCATCTCGGAGTCCGAGGTGCAGGCCGGCGACACCACGATCAAGGCGCGGCGCTTCGTGATCGCGACGGGCTCTCGCCCCTTCGTGCCGCCGATCACCGGCCTCGACGGCGTGCCCTACCATACCAACGAGACGATCTTCGATCTGCGCGAGAAGCCGGAGCACCTGATCATCATCGGCGGCGGTCCCATCGGGATGGAGATGGCGCAGGCGCATCGGCGGCTCGGCTGTCAGGTGACGGTGCTGGAAGGTGACAAGGCGATGGGCAAGGACGACCCAGACGCCGCCGCCATCGTGATCGAGACCCTGCGCGCCGAAGGCATAACGATTGTCGAGGGGGCAACCGCCTCGGAGATCCGCGGCGAGGAAGGCGCGATCACCGTCGAGACAGAGGACGGCGCGACCTTCGCGGGCTCGCACCTTCTCGTGGCGGTGGGCCGCGCGGTGAACGTCGACAAGCTCGATCTTGAGAAGGCAGGCGTAGAATATGACCGCAAGGGCGTGAAAGTGGGGGCTGACCTGCGCTCCACGAACAAGCGCGTCTACGCGGTGGGCGATGTCGGGGGCGGCATGCAATTCACGCATCTCGCGGGCTACCACGCGGGCGTCATCATCCGGCCGATGTTGTTCGCGCTGCCGTCCAAGGCCCGCACCGACCATATCCCCTGGGCCACCTATACCTCGCCGGAACTAGCTCAGGTCGGCCTGACCGAAGCGCAGGCGAAGGAGAAACACGGCGACAGCGTCTTCATCGCGAAGGCGGAATTCCAGGACAACGATCGCGGCATCGCGACCGGGCAGAAAACGGGCTTCGTCAAGGTCATGGTGGTCAAGGGCAAGCCTGTTGGTGCCACGATTGTCGGGCCTCATGCCGGCGAGTTGATTGGTATCTGGTCCCTTGCCATCGCGAACAAATTGAAGATGAGTGCCGTCGCCAACATGGTTGCCCCTTATCCGACACTGGGAGAGGTTAATAAACGCGCTGCCAGTGCCTATTTCACCCCCAAGCTGTTCGACAGCGCGCTGGTGAAAACGCTGGTCGGGTTTGTGCAAAGGTTCGGACGGCCCTAA
- a CDS encoding TVP38/TMEM64 family protein, producing the protein MANSAELQSKSGVARYLPIVAIVIGAGIGWFLFRDYLSFQALADNREALIAFRDANYALTVGLFILAYALIVAFSLPGATIATLTGGFLFATFPGALFNITGATIGATAIFLAAQTSFGARLGERLEGSEGVMKRFKEAIDENQWSALFLLRLVPAVPFFIANLLPAFFEVPLRRYVISTFFGIMPGAIVYTSVGAGLGEVFARGETPDLGIIFEPQILLPILGLCALAALPIILKAVRGKKGL; encoded by the coding sequence ATGGCGAACAGCGCGGAACTACAGTCGAAATCGGGCGTGGCACGGTATCTGCCGATCGTGGCCATCGTGATCGGAGCCGGCATTGGCTGGTTCCTGTTCAGGGACTACCTGAGCTTTCAGGCCCTGGCCGATAACCGAGAGGCGCTGATCGCCTTCCGCGATGCCAATTACGCGCTGACCGTGGGGCTCTTCATCCTCGCCTACGCTTTGATCGTGGCTTTTTCCCTGCCGGGCGCGACAATCGCGACGCTGACCGGCGGCTTCCTTTTCGCGACATTTCCGGGGGCCCTGTTCAACATCACGGGCGCGACCATCGGGGCGACGGCAATTTTTCTGGCCGCGCAGACGAGTTTCGGCGCGCGACTGGGCGAGAGGCTCGAAGGGTCAGAGGGCGTGATGAAACGCTTCAAGGAAGCCATCGACGAAAACCAATGGTCCGCGCTGTTCCTGCTGCGCCTCGTGCCTGCAGTACCCTTCTTCATCGCGAACCTCCTGCCGGCCTTTTTCGAGGTCCCCCTGCGCCGGTACGTGATCTCGACCTTCTTCGGGATCATGCCGGGCGCGATTGTCTATACGTCCGTCGGCGCGGGATTGGGCGAGGTCTTCGCGCGGGGTGAAACCCCGGACCTCGGCATTATATTCGAGCCGCAGATCCTGTTGCCGATCCTCGGCCTCTGCGCGTTGGCGGCATTGCCCATCATCCTCAAGGCCGTGCGCGGCAAGAAAGGCCTGTAA